A genomic segment from Gracilimonas sediminicola encodes:
- a CDS encoding BrxA/BrxB family bacilliredoxin, whose protein sequence is MQFGFGVGPDTSWMREELTQFGVEELKTTEDVDRAMNEYKGTMLLAINSVCGCAAGNARPGLGIALEQSEVKPDHMVTVFAGQDKEATAHARDYFSEYPPSSPAFAYFVDGEIKAMIPRHRIEGRTKDEVAADLKMVFEAFSKENREKAEKE, encoded by the coding sequence ATGCAATTTGGATTTGGCGTAGGCCCCGATACTTCCTGGATGCGAGAAGAACTCACCCAATTTGGGGTAGAGGAATTAAAGACGACTGAAGATGTAGATCGTGCAATGAATGAATATAAAGGCACGATGCTATTAGCCATCAATTCTGTTTGTGGATGTGCGGCAGGTAATGCCCGTCCCGGACTTGGAATTGCCCTGGAGCAATCGGAAGTAAAACCGGATCACATGGTAACGGTATTTGCCGGTCAGGATAAAGAAGCCACGGCTCATGCCCGCGATTACTTTTCCGAGTATCCACCGTCTTCTCCGGCATTTGCCTATTTCGTGGATGGAGAAATTAAAGCTATGATTCCCCGTCACCGAATTGAAGGCCGTACAAAAGATGAAGTAGCGGCTGACCTGAAGATGGTTTTCGAAGCATTTTCCAAAGAAAACAGAGAAAAAGCTGAGAAAGAGTAA
- a CDS encoding DUF429 domain-containing protein yields MKTAGIDGCKAGWILITFDEGEEKYEVLRDREALKEAFETYDRVFIDMPIGLEDEDYTREADALLRKKLGGEYASSVFSPPIRPALTAPSYVEANMISHEYTEKKLTLQAWNITPKIQMVDELLRADKELVDKVLEAHPELLFQKLNGGMIYQKKNLKKGIKHRLKLIEDREPIAEDFFRDIKEDFRRNEVEEDDIVDAMVLAYCAKISEEEGIKTLPEEFEHDSKGMRKAVHYV; encoded by the coding sequence GTGAAAACCGCTGGAATTGATGGCTGTAAAGCAGGCTGGATCCTCATCACTTTTGATGAAGGGGAAGAAAAATACGAGGTACTTCGTGACCGGGAAGCACTGAAAGAAGCTTTTGAAACTTATGATCGGGTTTTCATCGATATGCCGATTGGCCTTGAAGATGAAGATTACACCCGGGAAGCCGATGCCCTGCTTCGGAAAAAACTGGGTGGTGAATATGCATCCAGTGTGTTCAGTCCGCCTATACGACCCGCATTAACCGCTCCTTCGTATGTCGAAGCCAATATGATCAGCCATGAGTACACCGAAAAAAAGCTGACCCTGCAGGCCTGGAACATCACCCCGAAAATACAGATGGTGGATGAGCTGCTTAGGGCAGATAAAGAGTTAGTGGATAAGGTGTTGGAAGCTCACCCGGAGCTGCTGTTTCAAAAGTTAAACGGCGGGATGATTTATCAGAAGAAAAACCTGAAGAAGGGGATTAAGCATCGGTTAAAGCTTATCGAAGACCGGGAACCTATTGCCGAAGATTTTTTCCGGGATATCAAGGAAGATTTCCGGCGCAATGAAGTGGAGGAAGACGATATTGTGGATGCTATGGTACTCGCCTACTGCGCTAAAATTTCAGAGGAAGAAGGCATCAAAACACTACCTGAAGAATTTGAACACGATTCCAAAGGCATGCGGAAAGCGGTACACTACGTGTAG
- a CDS encoding TM2 domain-containing protein, whose product MKKSEQYEMALLAEKALRKAEAKYGELMEELKQEEEYKASNLAVSVHDSIRNLSRKVEAYLKDQISIDKLIDEFVFEYDIIDGEMEIEKEASPKIKRLAKRLLSSYEDFIIKVGGKRKLKKLENTEVLAYPKKSKGKAYLFWLVGFFGILGFHRFYLGRTGTGIGWLLTGGLMGLGALYDLFALSKMVEEQNMYNELRSAKLKQLAGE is encoded by the coding sequence ATGAAAAAATCTGAACAATACGAAATGGCGCTGTTGGCTGAAAAGGCATTGAGGAAAGCCGAGGCAAAGTATGGCGAGCTGATGGAGGAGCTTAAGCAGGAAGAGGAATATAAGGCAAGCAACCTTGCTGTTTCTGTTCATGATTCTATCCGGAACCTGTCCCGGAAAGTAGAAGCCTATCTGAAAGATCAGATCTCCATCGATAAGCTGATTGATGAATTCGTGTTTGAGTATGATATCATCGACGGGGAGATGGAAATCGAAAAAGAAGCTTCTCCCAAGATAAAACGGCTTGCCAAGCGGCTGCTTTCCAGCTACGAAGATTTTATCATTAAAGTAGGCGGGAAAAGAAAGCTCAAAAAGCTGGAAAATACCGAGGTGCTTGCTTATCCCAAAAAATCAAAAGGGAAAGCGTACCTGTTTTGGCTGGTTGGGTTTTTCGGTATCCTCGGTTTCCACCGCTTTTACCTGGGCCGAACCGGAACCGGCATCGGGTGGCTGCTTACCGGAGGATTGATGGGACTTGGTGCACTTTATGATCTGTTTGCCTTGTCAAAAATGGTGGAGGAGCAGAATATGTATAATGAACTGCGATCTGCCAAATTGAAGCAACTGGCAGGAGAATAA
- a CDS encoding superoxide dismutase — translation MAYSLPDLPYDYDALEPNVDARTMEIHHTKHHQGYTNKVNAALEGHDFADLDIEEVLRRIDEVPADKKQAVINNGGGYANHKLFWTILSPNGGGEPEGDLADAINDTYGSFEKFKEEFSNAAGSRFGSGWAWLSVDGNGDLHVHSTANQDSPLMKGFTPILGLDVWEHAYYLNYQNRRPDYVSAFWNVINWDQVAENYKAAK, via the coding sequence ATGGCTTATTCTCTACCCGATCTCCCATACGATTACGATGCACTTGAACCCAATGTGGATGCACGTACTATGGAGATCCATCACACCAAACACCATCAGGGTTACACGAACAAAGTAAATGCAGCCCTTGAAGGTCACGACTTTGCGGATCTTGATATCGAAGAAGTATTACGCAGAATCGATGAAGTACCAGCCGATAAGAAACAAGCTGTAATCAATAACGGTGGCGGATATGCTAACCACAAACTGTTCTGGACTATTCTTTCTCCAAACGGTGGCGGAGAACCGGAAGGTGATTTAGCGGATGCCATCAATGATACCTATGGCAGTTTTGAGAAATTTAAAGAAGAGTTTTCAAATGCAGCCGGTTCTCGTTTCGGATCCGGATGGGCGTGGTTGTCAGTTGACGGCAATGGCGATCTTCACGTGCATTCTACAGCAAACCAAGACAGCCCGCTAATGAAAGGATTTACTCCTATTCTCGGACTGGATGTTTGGGAGCACGCATATTATTTGAATTATCAGAACCGACGTCCCGATTACGTTTCCGCTTTCTGGAATGTGATTAACTGGGATCAGGTTGCTGAAAATTACAAAGCCGCCAAGTAA
- the sthA gene encoding Si-specific NAD(P)(+) transhydrogenase → MKYDYDVIVIGSGPAGFSCAMQSSKFDKKVLVIEANEDSFGGTWINSGTIPSKALRETARIIQRFQNQFKDLAKEKAYQHHQMADLLMYKNQILESKNTKVKTDFDKNEIDTVRGHGKLNSEHEVEVETTDGTKKTYSAEYILVATGSKPVKPKGFDLDHDKVFDYTSILTLSHIPRRLVVVGSGVRALEYATTFSNLGSRVSILNEKDSFLPFLDNEISEQLQQILETQKIEVFSNAESIEINPNALRNTTEVKYNLRNDNEGGRDRVIETEHVLYLGGKVPNTDSLGLREIGVKLDEEGYVVVNNDNQSSVPNIYAGGDVKGFPAMASSAFSEGRIASCRMFGIEALDVPPEIPQAIYSIPEIASIGLTEKEAKAEGLDVTVGRAYYKNITQGDISNQQDGLLKLVFETETLKLVGIHILGERASDLIHLGQAVMSLGGDIRYFINHVLNYPTYSEAYRIAAFNGINRVYKAGVKYKKILKSKD, encoded by the coding sequence ATGAAGTACGATTACGATGTTATTGTTATTGGTAGCGGACCCGCCGGTTTTTCCTGCGCTATGCAGAGCTCTAAGTTCGACAAAAAAGTGTTGGTAATTGAAGCCAACGAAGATTCTTTTGGGGGAACCTGGATCAACTCCGGCACTATCCCGAGCAAAGCCCTCCGCGAAACAGCGCGCATCATCCAGCGCTTCCAAAATCAGTTTAAAGACCTGGCCAAAGAAAAAGCCTACCAGCACCACCAGATGGCCGACCTGCTGATGTACAAAAACCAGATTCTGGAAAGCAAGAACACGAAGGTTAAAACCGATTTTGATAAAAATGAAATTGATACCGTTCGCGGGCACGGCAAGCTGAATAGCGAGCATGAAGTGGAAGTTGAAACCACCGATGGAACCAAAAAAACATATTCGGCCGAGTATATATTAGTTGCAACCGGCAGCAAACCTGTTAAACCAAAGGGCTTTGATCTGGATCATGACAAGGTATTTGACTACACCTCCATCCTTACGCTTTCTCATATTCCCCGTCGTCTGGTTGTAGTAGGGTCTGGAGTTCGGGCGCTCGAATATGCCACTACATTTTCTAACCTGGGAAGCCGGGTTTCGATCCTAAACGAAAAGGACAGTTTTCTCCCCTTTTTAGATAATGAGATTTCTGAACAGCTGCAGCAAATTTTAGAGACGCAGAAAATTGAGGTTTTCTCAAATGCTGAGAGTATCGAAATCAACCCCAACGCCCTTCGTAACACTACCGAGGTTAAATACAACCTCCGAAATGACAATGAAGGCGGCCGTGACAGAGTAATCGAAACTGAACACGTGCTTTATCTTGGTGGTAAAGTTCCCAATACTGACAGTCTCGGGCTTCGGGAAATTGGGGTTAAACTTGATGAAGAAGGGTATGTAGTTGTTAACAACGATAATCAATCTTCAGTGCCTAACATCTATGCCGGCGGTGATGTGAAAGGATTTCCGGCAATGGCCTCTTCTGCCTTTTCAGAAGGCCGGATTGCCTCTTGCCGCATGTTTGGTATCGAAGCGCTGGATGTACCCCCCGAGATTCCTCAAGCCATTTATTCGATCCCGGAAATTGCCAGCATTGGCCTCACCGAAAAAGAAGCAAAAGCAGAAGGACTTGATGTAACGGTTGGAAGAGCTTATTACAAAAACATCACCCAGGGTGATATCAGTAACCAGCAGGATGGATTGTTAAAACTGGTTTTTGAAACCGAGACCCTAAAACTGGTGGGCATTCACATTTTAGGCGAGCGGGCCAGCGACCTGATTCACCTCGGGCAAGCGGTTATGTCGTTAGGCGGAGATATCCGATACTTTATAAATCACGTATTGAACTACCCGACTTACAGTGAAGCGTATCGAATTGCTGCTTTCAACGGAATCAACCGCGTGTACAAAGCCGGGGTGAAGTACAAGAAAATCCTCAAAAGCAAAGATTAG
- a CDS encoding response regulator, which translates to MNGEISKKAIIVEDNLILSLLYENYLKEMVFKTVGEITSGEKAVELVKKYTPDVVIMDIMLDGKIDGVEAAAEIRKFSSAPIVFITANTDPAHLKRAENITNSKFLRKPISEDKLKKAVNYLLSGKPKV; encoded by the coding sequence ATGAACGGCGAAATTTCCAAGAAAGCTATTATTGTAGAAGATAATCTCATTCTTTCGCTTCTGTATGAGAATTATCTCAAAGAAATGGTTTTTAAAACCGTGGGGGAAATCACCAGCGGTGAAAAAGCCGTGGAGCTTGTCAAAAAATATACGCCGGATGTAGTGATTATGGATATCATGCTGGATGGAAAAATTGATGGAGTAGAAGCTGCTGCTGAGATCCGTAAATTTTCATCGGCACCCATTGTTTTTATTACAGCGAATACAGATCCCGCTCATTTAAAAAGAGCCGAAAATATTACTAATTCAAAGTTTCTGCGAAAGCCTATCTCCGAAGATAAACTCAAAAAAGCAGTGAACTATCTCTTGTCGGGTAAACCTAAGGTTTAG
- the proS gene encoding proline--tRNA ligase, producing the protein MAQKITSQEKDYSQWYLDVVREAKLAEHSPVRGSMVIRPNGMALWENMREALDQMFKDTGHENAYFPLFIPKSFLSKEAQHVEGFAKECAVVTHSRLKSVDGGVEVDPESKLEEELIVRPTSETIIWDTYRGWIQSYRDLPILVNQWANVVRWEMRTRLFLRTMEFLWQEGHTAHATKEEAEAETRQMLDVYETFAEEFMAMPVIKGVKTASERFAGAVETYCIEALMQDGKALQAGTSHFLGQNFAKAFDVKFQDKDGEHKLVWATSWGVSTRLIGGLIMTHSDDQGLVLPPKLAPTQVVIVPIYRSDEQREAVLEYADSIYDELKELGVRIKVDDRDNQNPGYKFAEHEAAGIPLRIAVGPRDLENNNVELARRDTKEKNIESREGLSERIQKLLADIQDELFTKAKERREEMTSHVDSYDEFRKVIEDKGGFVWAHWDGTAETEEKIKEDTKATIRLIPLEDGEEGKCMVTGKPSKQKVLFARSY; encoded by the coding sequence ATGGCACAAAAAATAACTTCACAGGAAAAAGATTATTCACAATGGTATCTGGATGTAGTTCGGGAAGCTAAACTGGCGGAGCACTCTCCCGTGCGTGGAAGCATGGTGATTCGACCGAATGGTATGGCGCTCTGGGAAAACATGCGTGAAGCCCTGGACCAGATGTTTAAGGATACCGGCCATGAAAATGCCTACTTCCCCCTGTTTATCCCAAAGTCATTTTTATCTAAGGAGGCGCAGCACGTTGAGGGCTTTGCCAAGGAATGTGCCGTAGTTACTCACAGCCGACTCAAAAGTGTGGATGGCGGAGTGGAAGTGGATCCTGAATCGAAGCTGGAAGAAGAACTCATTGTACGTCCTACTTCAGAGACCATTATCTGGGACACCTATCGCGGATGGATTCAGTCATACCGCGACCTTCCTATTTTGGTGAATCAGTGGGCAAATGTGGTCCGCTGGGAAATGCGTACCCGTTTGTTCTTGCGAACCATGGAATTTCTCTGGCAGGAAGGTCACACGGCTCACGCCACAAAAGAAGAAGCCGAAGCAGAAACGCGCCAGATGCTGGACGTTTATGAAACTTTTGCTGAAGAATTCATGGCCATGCCGGTCATTAAAGGGGTGAAAACAGCCAGCGAACGATTTGCCGGCGCTGTTGAGACCTATTGTATTGAAGCACTGATGCAGGACGGAAAAGCCCTGCAGGCCGGAACATCACATTTCCTGGGACAGAATTTCGCCAAAGCATTTGATGTAAAATTTCAGGACAAAGACGGCGAGCATAAACTGGTATGGGCCACAAGCTGGGGCGTTTCCACCCGGTTAATCGGCGGGCTGATTATGACTCACTCCGATGATCAGGGACTGGTGCTTCCTCCTAAACTGGCCCCTACTCAGGTTGTAATTGTGCCTATTTACCGAAGCGATGAGCAACGTGAAGCCGTGCTCGAATACGCCGATAGCATCTATGATGAGCTGAAAGAGTTGGGTGTACGCATCAAAGTGGATGACCGGGACAATCAAAACCCCGGTTACAAATTTGCCGAGCATGAAGCGGCCGGTATCCCATTAAGAATAGCCGTTGGCCCCCGTGATCTGGAGAACAATAATGTAGAACTGGCGCGCCGGGATACCAAAGAGAAAAACATTGAATCCCGGGAAGGACTCAGCGAGCGTATCCAAAAGCTCTTGGCTGATATTCAGGATGAATTGTTCACCAAAGCTAAAGAACGACGGGAAGAAATGACTTCACACGTTGATTCTTATGACGAGTTCCGCAAGGTGATTGAAGACAAAGGCGGCTTTGTTTGGGCCCATTGGGATGGAACGGCGGAGACCGAAGAAAAAATTAAAGAAGATACCAAAGCAACCATTCGCCTGATTCCGCTTGAGGATGGGGAAGAAGGAAAATGTATGGTAACCGGGAAGCCTTCTAAGCAGAAGGTGTTGTTTGCTCGGTCGTACTAA
- a CDS encoding LuxR C-terminal-related transcriptional regulator — MSKIDTIVADGNEIFRYGLSSILRDHGAFNICSEIDNGALVLTAFESVKPQLCILSFSMPEMEGIIIARKIISKNPDANILLLADDTDQKTLNEFLDSGAFGLIHKSAHHIELIDAAEKVSEGERFLGKQFSRMMTEEYIRLAKKKKRPGDPIKSITNREREILGLLTEGLTSTEIASKLYISPRTVEKHRTNLLKKLKLKNTAALVRFAMENEQALL; from the coding sequence ATGTCTAAAATTGATACAATAGTTGCGGACGGCAACGAAATTTTCAGGTATGGACTGAGCTCCATTTTGCGAGATCACGGTGCATTTAATATTTGCAGCGAGATTGACAACGGCGCTCTTGTGCTTACTGCTTTCGAAAGCGTGAAGCCCCAACTGTGTATCCTTTCTTTTTCCATGCCTGAGATGGAAGGCATTATCATCGCCCGGAAGATTATCTCAAAAAACCCCGATGCCAACATCCTGCTGCTTGCCGACGACACCGACCAAAAGACCCTCAACGAATTTTTGGATTCCGGTGCCTTTGGCCTGATCCATAAATCGGCCCACCACATTGAACTGATAGATGCCGCTGAAAAGGTCTCGGAAGGCGAGCGCTTTCTTGGCAAACAATTCTCCCGAATGATGACCGAGGAGTATATCCGCTTGGCCAAGAAAAAGAAACGTCCCGGCGATCCTATTAAATCCATAACCAACCGCGAAAGGGAAATATTGGGACTTCTCACTGAAGGACTCACCAGCACCGAAATTGCCTCTAAGCTTTACATCAGTCCCCGCACCGTTGAAAAGCACCGGACAAATTTACTGAAGAAATTAAAGCTGAAAAATACAGCCGCTTTGGTCCGCTTTGCGATGGAGAATGAACAAGCACTTCTTTAG
- the aspS gene encoding aspartate--tRNA ligase → MTLKRTHTCGELTAKNIGDEVILNGWVGPRRDLGGVIFIDLRDRYGVTQVVFTEEDDQLHEKAEQLRSEYVIGIKGKVITRGEGNINPKLPTGEIEIEASELVIYSEAETTPFEIKDDIKTNEDTRLKYRYLDLRRPEVQQKLMLRSKFYQSVRSFYHERDFAEVETPVLMRSTPEGARDYLVPSRVNPGKFFALPQSPQTYKQLLMVSGYDRYFQIVKCFRDEDLRADRQPEFTQIDVEMSFVDEEDIYSHHEQLMKKVFKETIGAEIDTPFPRMTYNEAMNTYGSDKPDTRFGLEFADFSEIVKDAEFKVFSGTVKNGGGVVGITVPGQGDMGRGAIDRLTDRVKEETGAGGLIYIKMQEDGPLCSVAKFLTDEIVEQMVEEAGARQGDLVLILAGPNPDVLKQLGQLRLMMGKEFNLIDESKYNFLWVTEFPLLEWDEETRRYHAMHHPFTSPKAEDVELMDSDPAKVRARAYDLVLNGNEIGGGSIRIHDQKMQSRMFELLGIGDKEAREKFGFLLDAFKYGAPPHGGIAFGVDRIVMLLTGAKSLRDVIAFPKNQKAQSMMDNSPDVVDEDQLDELHISIKKNIKDQLS, encoded by the coding sequence ATGACCCTTAAAAGAACACATACCTGCGGAGAACTTACCGCAAAAAATATTGGCGACGAAGTAATTTTAAACGGATGGGTTGGCCCGCGCCGCGATTTAGGCGGTGTAATTTTTATTGATTTGAGAGACCGCTACGGCGTAACCCAGGTTGTTTTTACTGAAGAGGACGATCAGCTGCATGAAAAAGCGGAGCAGCTCCGATCCGAATATGTGATTGGCATTAAAGGGAAAGTGATTACGAGGGGCGAGGGAAACATCAACCCGAAACTGCCAACCGGTGAAATTGAGATTGAAGCTTCTGAGCTGGTGATCTATTCGGAGGCCGAGACCACCCCGTTCGAGATCAAAGATGACATCAAGACCAACGAAGATACACGCCTTAAGTACCGGTACCTGGATTTACGCCGCCCGGAAGTACAGCAAAAGCTGATGTTGCGCTCTAAATTCTATCAGTCGGTGCGTTCTTTTTATCACGAGCGTGATTTTGCTGAAGTGGAAACCCCAGTTTTGATGCGGAGTACCCCGGAAGGCGCCCGCGACTATTTGGTGCCCAGCCGTGTAAATCCCGGTAAGTTTTTTGCGCTGCCTCAGAGCCCGCAGACCTATAAACAGCTGCTGATGGTTTCCGGTTATGACCGGTATTTTCAGATTGTGAAGTGTTTCCGGGATGAGGACTTGCGTGCCGACCGTCAGCCTGAGTTTACCCAGATTGATGTGGAGATGAGCTTTGTGGATGAGGAGGATATCTACAGCCACCACGAGCAGTTGATGAAAAAGGTATTCAAAGAAACTATTGGGGCTGAGATTGATACACCCTTTCCGCGAATGACCTATAACGAGGCAATGAACACCTATGGCAGCGATAAGCCGGACACCCGGTTTGGCCTGGAGTTCGCCGATTTTTCTGAGATTGTGAAAGATGCTGAGTTCAAAGTGTTTTCCGGAACCGTGAAAAACGGCGGTGGCGTGGTTGGTATAACCGTGCCGGGACAAGGAGATATGGGTCGAGGAGCCATTGACCGACTCACCGACCGTGTGAAAGAGGAAACCGGTGCCGGCGGGCTGATCTATATCAAGATGCAGGAAGACGGCCCTCTTTGCAGTGTAGCGAAATTCCTGACGGATGAAATTGTAGAGCAGATGGTGGAAGAAGCCGGAGCCAGGCAAGGGGATCTTGTGTTGATTCTTGCCGGACCGAACCCGGATGTGCTCAAACAACTGGGCCAGCTTCGCCTGATGATGGGCAAAGAGTTTAACCTGATTGATGAATCAAAGTACAACTTCCTGTGGGTAACGGAATTTCCACTGCTGGAGTGGGATGAAGAGACCCGTCGTTACCATGCCATGCACCATCCGTTCACTTCTCCAAAAGCGGAAGATGTGGAGCTGATGGATTCTGATCCGGCTAAAGTACGAGCCCGAGCCTATGATTTAGTATTGAATGGGAATGAAATTGGCGGCGGATCGATTAGGATTCATGACCAAAAAATGCAGAGCAGAATGTTTGAGCTGCTGGGAATTGGCGACAAAGAAGCCCGTGAGAAATTCGGTTTCCTGCTGGATGCCTTTAAATACGGAGCACCACCACACGGCGGTATTGCTTTTGGCGTAGATCGAATTGTGATGTTGCTGACCGGCGCGAAGAGCCTCCGTGATGTAATCGCGTTCCCAAAAAACCAGAAAGCGCAAAGTATGATGGATAATTCACCGGATGTGGTGGACGAAGATCAGCTTGATGAACTGCATATTTCCATTAAGAAAAATATTAAGGACCAACTATCGTGA